Proteins from one Chroococcidiopsis sp. CCMEE 29 genomic window:
- a CDS encoding amylo-alpha-1,6-glucosidase, translating to MKPDVLMTSDRLDLDGKTFVPAEQLPIAEWPSVVSEQPQPTLTIKDDDLFLVTDTVGNISGCLGDDRVASMGLFCSDTRFLSRLELQIEGRSPVLLSSTAEKGFLLSILCTNPTVEERLQAETLGIRREIALGGALFEELEISNYSTSPVSVELSISFNADFVDLFEIRGFNREKQGKLLRSIPKETAPERQTDQLILAYQGLDGSLMESHIYFQHCKPDYFKGYTAIWQLDLGSHETQKLGYRLNMLINNQPTSKISAPITLAQAKAAELLEEQHWCQQITRIRSDKATFNQVIDRAEQDMYLMRQSFGKLNTVSAGVPWCSTLFGRDSLITASQTLMLTPTLARETLLLLAAYQGKTDDEWREEEPGKILHELRFGEMARCYEIPHTPYYGTIDATPLWLMLYAEYYAWTHDQETLEVLWPNALAAMDWIDRNCQKTGYLAYLRKSQRGLLNQGWKDSGDCIVNRKGQLATGPIALCEVQAYVYAAKVRLAEIARMKKRIDLADRWQEEARNLKVNFNRDFWMADQDFCALALDGEGKQVDSITSNPGQCLNFGIFTPEKAYRVAERLRAPDMFNNWGIRTLSSLSPAYNPMGYHIGSVWPHDNSIITMGLRSLGLIDQALEVCQGLLDMTLKQPYQRPPELFCGYERNGDNAPVQYPVACSPQAWATGTIFHLLQMMVNLVPDTRNNSLRIIDPALPKSINHLSVQNLRVGSTLLDLEFERFGSTTACRVAKKRGNLRVVIEA from the coding sequence ATGAAACCAGATGTGCTAATGACCTCGGATAGGCTTGATCTAGACGGTAAAACTTTTGTTCCTGCTGAACAATTACCTATCGCAGAATGGCCCTCTGTTGTGAGCGAACAACCTCAACCAACGCTGACAATCAAAGATGATGACTTGTTTTTAGTGACGGACACAGTGGGCAACATTTCTGGCTGTTTAGGGGATGACCGTGTAGCCAGCATGGGTTTGTTTTGCAGTGATACTCGGTTTCTGAGTCGGCTAGAGTTGCAGATTGAAGGGCGATCGCCCGTGTTACTCAGTAGTACGGCAGAGAAAGGATTTTTACTCTCAATTTTGTGTACTAATCCTACTGTCGAAGAGCGCCTGCAAGCTGAAACACTGGGAATTCGGCGAGAAATTGCTCTGGGGGGAGCGCTGTTTGAAGAACTGGAAATTTCCAACTACAGTACTAGCCCTGTTAGCGTTGAACTGAGTATCAGCTTTAATGCAGATTTTGTCGATTTGTTTGAAATCCGAGGCTTTAACCGGGAGAAACAAGGCAAACTCTTACGCTCGATTCCCAAAGAAACGGCACCAGAACGACAAACGGATCAGCTGATACTCGCTTATCAGGGTCTAGATGGCTCATTAATGGAATCTCACATCTATTTCCAACATTGCAAACCAGACTACTTCAAGGGTTACACAGCGATTTGGCAATTGGATTTGGGTTCTCATGAAACCCAGAAGTTGGGCTATCGGCTCAATATGTTGATAAACAACCAGCCTACCTCTAAAATAAGCGCTCCTATAACCTTGGCACAGGCTAAGGCAGCTGAATTGTTGGAGGAGCAACATTGGTGTCAACAAATTACTCGAATTCGCTCAGATAAAGCCACCTTTAATCAAGTGATTGATCGGGCTGAGCAAGACATGTATTTGATGCGCCAGTCTTTTGGCAAGCTGAACACCGTTTCAGCGGGGGTGCCGTGGTGTTCAACATTGTTTGGTCGAGACTCGCTAATCACTGCCTCGCAAACACTAATGTTGACCCCCACACTCGCTAGAGAAACACTGCTCTTATTAGCCGCATACCAAGGTAAAACTGATGATGAGTGGCGGGAAGAAGAACCGGGCAAAATTTTGCACGAGCTGCGGTTCGGGGAAATGGCTCGCTGCTACGAAATCCCCCACACGCCCTACTACGGCACAATTGATGCCACACCCCTGTGGCTCATGCTCTATGCAGAATACTACGCCTGGACTCATGACCAGGAAACCCTAGAAGTATTATGGCCTAACGCCTTAGCAGCAATGGATTGGATTGACCGCAACTGCCAAAAAACAGGCTATTTGGCATATCTGCGCAAATCTCAGCGCGGTCTGCTTAACCAGGGATGGAAAGATTCTGGCGACTGTATTGTCAACCGCAAGGGTCAGCTGGCAACCGGACCAATTGCCCTATGTGAAGTACAAGCGTATGTATACGCGGCAAAAGTGCGTCTGGCAGAAATTGCCCGGATGAAGAAGCGAATTGACCTGGCAGACAGGTGGCAAGAGGAGGCAAGAAATCTTAAAGTCAATTTCAATCGTGACTTCTGGATGGCAGACCAGGATTTCTGCGCTCTAGCCCTGGATGGAGAAGGTAAACAGGTAGACAGTATTACCTCGAATCCAGGCCAGTGTCTAAATTTCGGCATTTTTACACCAGAGAAAGCCTACAGGGTGGCGGAACGGCTGCGGGCACCTGATATGTTCAATAATTGGGGCATTCGCACGTTGAGCAGTTTGTCACCCGCTTATAATCCAATGGGCTATCATATTGGTTCGGTCTGGCCGCACGACAATTCGATAATTACGATGGGGTTGCGATCGCTTGGACTAATCGATCAGGCTTTGGAAGTCTGCCAAGGCTTACTCGATATGACGCTAAAGCAACCTTATCAGCGACCCCCAGAACTGTTTTGCGGCTATGAGCGCAACGGAGATAATGCACCTGTTCAATATCCGGTTGCCTGTAGTCCCCAAGCTTGGGCAACTGGCACTATCTTCCACCTGTTGCAAATGATGGTGAATTTGGTACCTGACACCCGGAATAATTCCTTGCGGATTATCGACCCCGCTCTACCAAAGTCGATCAATCATCTTTCAGTGCAAAACTTGCGCGTTGGTTCCACCCTGCTCGATCTGGAATTTGAGCGTTTTGGTAGCACTACAGCCTGTCGCGTTGCTAAAAAAAGGGGTAATCTTCGGGTTGTGATTGAAGCTTGA
- a CDS encoding GNAT family N-acetyltransferase — protein sequence MDLLIRAAQLDDAEAILAILNPIIEVGAYTVLTTPFSVEAEQEFILRFPQRGIFHVAVCRHKQEIVGFQNIEPFATYTCAFDHVGVIGTYVSLSCRRQGIGRSLFKAAFEAARCKGYEKLFAYVRADNTAALATYLSQGFRIIGTAQRHAKINGRYVDEIMIERAL from the coding sequence GTGGATCTGCTAATTCGAGCCGCTCAACTCGATGACGCTGAAGCGATTTTAGCCATACTAAACCCGATCATTGAAGTTGGAGCATATACAGTACTAACTACCCCGTTCTCCGTAGAAGCTGAACAAGAATTTATTTTGCGTTTTCCTCAACGTGGCATATTTCATGTAGCTGTTTGTCGCCATAAACAAGAAATCGTAGGATTTCAAAATATAGAACCATTTGCTACCTACACTTGTGCCTTCGATCATGTAGGAGTAATTGGAACTTATGTATCTCTCTCATGTCGGCGACAAGGTATTGGTAGAAGTCTGTTCAAAGCTGCGTTTGAAGCCGCTCGTTGCAAGGGATACGAGAAGCTATTTGCATATGTCCGTGCGGATAATACAGCAGCATTAGCAACCTATCTCAGCCAAGGTTTTCGTATCATTGGAACGGCGCAAAGACACGCAAAGATCAACGGGAGATATGTAGACGAAATCATGATCGAACGCGCCTTATAG
- a CDS encoding (Fe-S)-binding protein, which translates to MQTSETPLNHLSNSTPATLKNLSGFDDRHPPDPKLIDTCVHCGFCLSTCPSYRVIGKEMDSPRGRIYLMDAINEGEIALNTATVQHFDSCLGCLACVTTCPSGVQYDKLIAATRPQIERNYPRSLPEKLYRRLIFSVFPYPNRLRLLLVPLLVYQALGLQKLVRATGLLKRFSPRLAAMESILPKISLKSFWDSLPTVIPAQGEQRYRVGMILGCVQRLFFSPVNEATVRVLTANGCEVVIPKTQGCCAALPHHQGQEEQAKALARQMIDSFENSGVDVIIINAAGCGHTLKEYEQLLQDDPDYREKAKKFAAKVKDVQEFLATAGLTTPLSPLADKPLTLVYQDACHLLHGQKISVQPRQLLRQLPGVQLREPIDAALCCGSAGVYNMLQPEVADELGQQKVQNLLNTGADLISSANPGCTLQITQHLRLQGKKISIMHPMELLDYAIRGVKLKT; encoded by the coding sequence ATGCAAACTTCAGAAACTCCTTTAAACCATCTATCTAATTCAACTCCCGCTACACTAAAAAATTTGAGCGGCTTTGACGATCGTCATCCTCCCGATCCAAAGCTGATTGATACTTGTGTTCACTGCGGGTTTTGTCTTTCTACTTGTCCCAGTTACCGGGTGATTGGTAAAGAAATGGATTCTCCGCGGGGTCGAATCTATCTGATGGACGCTATCAACGAAGGTGAGATTGCCCTAAACACTGCTACAGTGCAGCATTTTGATTCTTGCCTTGGGTGTCTTGCCTGTGTCACCACTTGTCCATCTGGTGTACAGTACGACAAGCTGATTGCTGCTACTCGTCCGCAAATTGAGCGGAATTACCCGCGGAGTTTGCCAGAAAAGCTGTATAGAAGACTCATTTTTTCTGTCTTTCCCTATCCCAATCGACTACGTTTGTTGTTAGTTCCCTTGCTGGTATATCAAGCATTAGGCTTGCAAAAACTAGTCCGCGCTACTGGGTTACTCAAGCGGTTCTCTCCTCGATTGGCAGCAATGGAATCAATTCTGCCAAAAATTTCACTCAAATCTTTCTGGGATAGTCTCCCAACTGTGATTCCAGCTCAAGGTGAGCAGCGCTACCGTGTAGGCATGATTTTAGGTTGCGTGCAACGGCTGTTTTTCTCACCCGTGAACGAAGCAACGGTGAGGGTTCTAACCGCAAATGGCTGTGAAGTAGTTATTCCTAAAACTCAAGGTTGTTGTGCAGCACTACCGCACCACCAGGGACAAGAGGAGCAAGCAAAAGCCTTAGCTAGACAGATGATTGATAGCTTTGAAAACAGTGGTGTGGATGTCATTATTATCAATGCAGCTGGCTGTGGTCATACATTGAAGGAATACGAGCAGCTGTTGCAAGATGACCCAGACTATCGGGAAAAGGCAAAGAAATTTGCTGCTAAGGTAAAAGATGTCCAAGAGTTTTTAGCAACAGCTGGGTTAACTACGCCACTTTCACCGCTGGCTGATAAACCGCTAACTTTGGTGTATCAAGATGCCTGTCATTTACTGCACGGACAAAAAATTAGCGTGCAACCGCGTCAGTTATTGCGACAACTACCAGGCGTGCAACTGCGGGAACCAATTGATGCAGCTTTGTGTTGTGGCAGTGCAGGTGTTTACAATATGCTGCAACCAGAAGTAGCCGATGAATTAGGTCAGCAAAAAGTCCAAAATTTGCTGAATACGGGTGCTGATTTAATTTCGTCTGCTAATCCGGGTTGTACTTTGCAAATTACCCAGCATTTGCGGTTGCAAGGTAAAAAAATTTCCATCATGCATCCGATGGAGTTGTTAGATTATGCGATTCGCGGGGTGAAGCTCAAAACCTAG
- a CDS encoding YggT family protein, whose translation MLLLLFGANPDNEFAQFIYNLSSPFVAPFDNLFGTPELGRQVFDINSLVAIVAYAIVAWLVGRFIWLIGSRT comes from the coding sequence GTGCTGTTACTCCTGTTCGGTGCTAACCCAGATAACGAATTTGCCCAGTTCATCTACAATCTTTCAAGTCCGTTTGTTGCACCGTTCGACAATCTTTTCGGCACCCCAGAACTTGGTAGGCAAGTGTTTGACATAAACTCTCTAGTTGCTATTGTGGCTTACGCGATTGTAGCCTGGCTCGTGGGGCGGTTCATCTGGCTGATTGGCAGCCGAACGTAG
- a CDS encoding IS630 family transposase, translated as MQWQAAIASGQVRVMFLDECHLLWGDICGYGWSRRNQRVDIEVKSTKQRQTYYGALDYLTKNFVVQEYSAGNEDNTIAFVEYLQTCYGASTRLILIWDGASYHRSGKVQQFLAQVNADLPQDEWQITCIRLAPNAPQQNPVEDIWLQAKQFIRKYARLCHKFRSVKLLFHLLTHLQTFDFPKAFMYGYCSCPI; from the coding sequence GTGCAGTGGCAGGCCGCGATTGCCAGTGGTCAAGTGCGAGTAATGTTTCTGGACGAATGCCATTTGCTGTGGGGAGATATCTGTGGCTATGGATGGAGCCGACGCAATCAACGGGTGGATATCGAGGTCAAATCAACTAAGCAACGGCAGACCTACTATGGAGCGCTGGATTATCTAACCAAGAATTTCGTTGTGCAAGAGTACAGTGCAGGCAATGAAGACAATACGATTGCATTTGTGGAGTATCTCCAGACCTGCTATGGCGCATCCACTCGGTTGATCCTGATTTGGGATGGAGCCAGCTACCATCGCTCAGGTAAGGTGCAGCAGTTCCTGGCTCAGGTGAATGCAGACCTTCCCCAAGACGAGTGGCAGATCACCTGTATTCGACTGGCTCCCAATGCCCCCCAACAAAATCCTGTCGAAGACATCTGGTTGCAAGCCAAACAGTTTATCCGCAAGTATGCTAGGCTATGCCACAAATTTAGGTCCGTCAAGCTCCTGTTTCACTTGCTGACTCATCTGCAAACCTTTGACTTTCCTAAAGCCTTTATGTATGGCTACTGTTCATGCCCTATTTAG
- a CDS encoding winged helix-turn-helix domain-containing protein: MDTLEQFIQSNRNPRELKRALAVQMSQRGHTYREIRDVLQVSLGFVTTCCQRYEANGVEGLKLNYWGTQGYLNPQQKQEILQWLAQKDAWLLEEVVQQIEDAYGVVYRSYQSYYALLKQAGFSWKKSHSAHPDKDETQVEEKKLKSWSYWCSGRPRLPVVKCE, from the coding sequence ATGGATACCCTTGAACAGTTTATCCAAAGCAATCGTAACCCTCGTGAACTCAAACGTGCCCTGGCAGTCCAGATGAGCCAGCGAGGTCATACCTATCGGGAAATCCGAGATGTGCTGCAAGTCTCGCTTGGGTTTGTCACAACTTGTTGTCAGCGGTACGAGGCGAATGGGGTTGAAGGCCTCAAATTGAACTACTGGGGAACGCAGGGCTATCTCAACCCTCAGCAAAAGCAAGAGATTCTGCAGTGGTTGGCACAAAAGGACGCGTGGCTGCTCGAAGAGGTAGTTCAGCAGATTGAGGACGCCTACGGGGTCGTTTATCGCTCTTATCAGAGCTACTACGCTTTACTCAAGCAAGCCGGATTCAGTTGGAAGAAGTCTCACTCGGCCCACCCGGACAAAGATGAGACGCAAGTGGAGGAAAAAAAACTGAAATCATGGAGTTACTGGTGCAGTGGCAGGCCGCGATTGCCAGTGGTCAAGTGCGAGTAA
- a CDS encoding cytochrome P450 has translation MKLPDGPRTPRFLQLLQWIARPLEYLETSAQRYGECFTARWGNLPPYVLFSNPQAIKEIFTTEPMQFDSGPSNRIAKPLLGEHSLMLMDGERHRRERQLLTPPFHGERMRAYGELICDIVDQVTSQWVVGKPFSVRAVMEDITLRVILQAVFGLHEGQRYEHLIPLLSSMLNVTGSPLGASLLFFPILQQDLGPWSPWGRFMHRQQQISKLLYAEIQERRDNADPSRTDILTLMMSARDEKGQPMTDAELHDELLSLLVAGHETTATSLAWALYSVHHVPGILDKLLQELDSLGENPNPSAIARLPYLTAVCQETLRMYPILFITFGRVVKSPIEIMGYQFAPGAVLAPCIYLTHKREDIYPESNQFKPERFLERQFSPYEYLPFGGGGRRCLGMALAQFEMKLVLAKVLLRWQLAFADKSSVKPIRRGFTLAPSSGKWLVATGQRQKANIPVPL, from the coding sequence ATGAAACTACCTGATGGTCCACGAACTCCACGATTTTTACAACTACTCCAGTGGATTGCTAGACCATTGGAATATTTGGAAACATCTGCCCAACGCTATGGGGAATGCTTTACGGCGCGGTGGGGTAACTTGCCTCCCTACGTACTCTTCAGCAACCCACAGGCAATTAAGGAGATTTTTACTACCGAGCCGATGCAATTTGACTCTGGACCGTCCAACCGAATTGCCAAGCCTTTGCTCGGAGAGCATTCCTTAATGTTGATGGACGGCGAGCGCCACCGCAGAGAACGCCAGCTCTTAACGCCTCCTTTTCATGGAGAACGGATGCGGGCTTATGGAGAGTTGATTTGCGATATCGTCGACCAAGTAACAAGCCAGTGGGTTGTAGGCAAACCCTTCTCAGTCCGTGCAGTTATGGAAGACATTACCTTAAGAGTAATCTTACAAGCGGTATTTGGCTTGCATGAGGGACAGCGCTACGAACACCTAATCCCACTCCTGAGTTCAATGCTAAATGTGACTGGTTCTCCGTTGGGTGCCAGCTTACTCTTCTTTCCCATACTGCAACAAGATTTAGGCCCGTGGAGTCCATGGGGACGCTTTATGCATCGCCAGCAGCAAATTAGCAAACTCCTCTACGCTGAGATTCAGGAACGGCGAGACAACGCAGACCCATCTCGTACAGATATCCTGACCTTGATGATGTCTGCCCGTGACGAAAAAGGTCAGCCAATGACAGATGCCGAGTTACATGATGAGTTGCTGTCACTCCTGGTAGCTGGTCACGAAACCACAGCAACATCTTTGGCTTGGGCATTGTACTCTGTTCACCACGTACCGGGGATACTTGATAAGCTGCTGCAAGAACTTGACAGCCTCGGTGAAAACCCAAATCCCAGCGCTATTGCCAGACTACCCTATCTCACGGCTGTCTGTCAGGAAACTCTAAGAATGTACCCGATTCTTTTTATTACCTTCGGACGAGTTGTCAAATCACCAATAGAGATTATGGGCTACCAGTTTGCTCCTGGTGCGGTTCTGGCTCCCTGTATCTATTTAACCCATAAGCGCGAGGATATTTATCCAGAATCTAATCAGTTTAAGCCAGAGCGATTTTTAGAACGGCAATTTTCCCCTTATGAATACCTACCGTTTGGGGGAGGCGGCCGCCGCTGTCTGGGTATGGCATTAGCACAGTTTGAAATGAAACTGGTCTTGGCAAAGGTGCTGTTGAGGTGGCAACTAGCGTTTGCTGATAAAAGTTCAGTCAAACCTATACGCCGTGGCTTTACCTTAGCACCCTCTAGTGGTAAGTGGTTAGTTGCAACCGGTCAACGTCAAAAGGCAAATATCCCAGTTCCACTTTAA